From Aspergillus fumigatus Af293 chromosome 5, whole genome shotgun sequence, a single genomic window includes:
- a CDS encoding chromatin-binding exonuclease XRN1 → MGVPKFFRWLSERYPTISMLIAENRIPEFDALYLDMNGIIHNCTHKDSDSPTFRMTEDKMFIAIFNYIEHLYGKIKPRKLFFMAVDGVAPRAKMNQQRARRFRTALDAEVAKEKAIAQGIEMPKEDPFDSNCITPGTEFMAKLTQQLKYFINKKISEDKDWQGVDIVLSGHEVPGEGEHKIMEYIRHAKAQPGYDPNIRHCLYGLDADLIMLGLLSHDPHFCLLREEVTFGRQVQKKPKELEHQNFYLLHLCMVREYLELEFQELEQEGVLDFPFDMERVIDDFILMAFFVGNDFLPNLPNLHINEGALSLMFKIYKDVLPKMGGYVNEGGVINLKRLGMLIEALSDVEFRFFEAEYSDARWINAKRNGVANGSEFQEKPKGLTLTPAQKELFKEIKKYVLNRPEKASGSKPLDLSPTLPARDRKFVEQLADDLRLPWTTVADEHGDRFIRLQLPVNEDDDSEEEEDEEASMAVQRVIRRYDNAKVQEISPEEAQKAAEKKYEEKFQDWKDKYYMSKFGWGLDNHEELRKLTENYVQGLQWVLYYYYRGIASWPWFFKYHYAPMISDVIKGLNADMNFKLGQPFKPYEQLMGVLPDRSKQIVPAAFRDLMTSPESPIIDFYPREFELDMNGKKMEWEAVVKIPFIDERRLLEALATREHLLTPEEKARNGFGVSLKFTYSPEVNFTYPSSLPGVFPDIPSCHCIENIFDLPTMDGLEPYIGLVEGVQLGAAALAGFPSLKTLPHVGQLGFHGVCVFQQESRNESMVITVLDPGSRSNIELAKQKLGKRVFVGYPFLQEALVIRVSDELFDYLLPEGENHVVSIPHTEAQIDQWKKKADKIEGIYSRRLGTIIGPVESMVHVQLLKGLIKTDEGATIKEFADIPGQETDYALQLVVDEVINPDERFIERDALPIEKEFPEGSRAFFLGDFNYGRPVHITGHEDGKVNGLIAAIKGREPEFGRDRAREAERLCPYMPSFAIARSLRLNPLVLAKITSSFSVDIEGQRVNLGLNLKFEARKQKVLGYSRRGESGWEFSPKAVDLLQQYMIKFPEFIAGIQRNPQKDRYQPTDFYPEDVALVKMKEIRDWLKAMEAKNFERVPLEAEQLDSDVVKLIEQDADRLVQSQPPMQPKKIRGVPRSALLRPSDVEQRLQNQTFKLGDRVVYAQDSGKVPIATRGTVVGLTRTPRAMLLDVVFDVSFMSGTTLGDRCSPFRGQTVLASSVLNVSYRQLLASTRAAASQQAQSQPSPLTVAGYGAPLGPNGLGQLKEAAAPPPLTNSYRGVVSGLSNTRGNSASHRGRGGRGAANGGSPQTTLPIRPHPSSGDGAEQRGGRGRGGMYRTRAGYVSVDNSNPEAGVVRNNPHFRPKNYSQVPPPKALNRGGGRGGGRGGRGGFHGPDRGSGSRGRGSHRGRGAATISTK, encoded by the exons ATGGGTGTTCCCAAGTTCTTCCGCTGGCTCAGCGAGCGCTATCCCACGATCTCCATGTTGATCGCGGAGAATCGGATACCTGAATTCGATGCGCTTTATCTCGACATGAACGGTATTATTCATAATTGTACACATAAAGACAGCGATTCTCCCACGTTTCGCATGACGGAGGATAAGATGTTTATAGCGATCTTCAACTATATCGAGCATCTGTACGGCAAGATCAAGCCAAGGAAATTGTTCTTCATGGCGGTTGACGGTGTCGCTCCACGCGCGAAGATGAATCAACAGCGTGCGAGACGGTTTAGAACAGCCCTGGACGCTGAGGTGGCAAAGGAGAAGGCCATAGCCCAGGGAATCGAGATGCCGAAAGAGGATCCATTCGACAGCAACTGCATCACTCCCGGTACGGAGTTCATGGCAAAGCTGACGCAACAACTGAAGTATTTTATCAACAAGAAAATCTCAGAGGATAAAGATTGGCAAGGGGTAGATATTGTGCTGTCGGGTCATGAGGTACCGGGAGAAGGTGAACATAAGATCATGGAGTATATCCGGCATGCGAAAGCACAGCCAGGGTATGACCCCAACATTCGTCACTGTCTCTATGGTCTTGATGCGGACTTGATCATGTTGGGCCTTCTTAGTCATGATCCTCATTTCTGTCTCCTTCGTGAGGAGGTAACATTTGGTCGCCAAGTCCAGAAGAAGCCTAAGGAACTTGAGCACCAAAACTTCTACCTCTTGCATCTTTGTATGGTTCGAGAATACCTGGAATTGGAGTTTCAGGAATTAGAACAGGAGGGAGTTCTGGATTTCCCCTTCGATATGGAAAGGGTCATCGATGACTTCATCCTGATGGCTTTCTTCGTTGGGAACGATTTCTTGCCTAATCTTCCTAATCTGCACATCAACGAGGGAGCCCTCTCGCTAATGTTCAAGATTTACAAGGACGTCTTGCCAAAAATGGGTGGTTACGTCAACGAGGGAGGTGTCATCAACCTGAAGCGCCTCGGCATGCTTATTGAAGCTCTGAGTGATGTTGAGTTTCGCTTCTTTGAAGCCGAATACTCTGACGCGAGGTGGATTAATGCCAAACGGAATGGCGTCGCGAACGGTTCTGAGTTTCAAGAGAAGCCAAAGGGCTTGACTCTCACGCCAGCCCAGAAGGAGCTTTtcaaagaaatcaagaagtACGTTTTGAACAGGCCTGAGAAGGCATCAGGTTCAAAACCTCTAGACCTTTCTCCCACACTACCGGCTCGTGATCGCAAATTTGTGGAGCAACTTGCAGACGACCTGCGATTACCATGGACCACAGTTGCGGACGAGCACGGAGACCGATTCATCAGACTTCAGCTCCCTGtcaacgaggatgacgacagcgaagaggaggaagatgaagaggcaTCTATGGCCGTACAGCGTGTCATTCGGAGATATGACAATGCGAAGGTCCAGGAGATTTCCCCCGAGGAAGCTCAGAAAGCAGCAGAGAAGAAGTATGAGGAAAAATTCCAGGACTGGAAAGACAAGTATTACATGAGCAAATTTGGATGGGGTCTCGACAATCACGAGGAATTGCGGAAACTGACGGAAAATTATGTGCAAGGTCTTCAATGGGTTCTGTATTATTATTACAGGGGTATTGCGTCTTGGCCATGGTTCTTCAAGTATCATTATGCGCCCATGATTTCTG ATGTGATCAAGGGTCTGAACGCGGACATGAATTTTAAACTAGGCCAACCGTTCAAGCCGTACGAGCAGCTCATGGGTGTCTTACCTGACCGAAGCAAGCAAATTGTGCCTGCCGCGTTCCGGGACTTAATGACGTCCCCAGAATCTCCCATCATCGACTTCTATCCGCGTGAATTCGAATTGGATATgaacggcaagaagatggaatgGGAAGCTGTTGTCAAGATTCCGTTTATTGATGAACGTCGCCTCTTGGAAGCTCTTGCCACCAGAGAGCACCTCTTGACTCCGGAAGAAAAAGCGCGAAATGGGTTTGGGGTTAGTCTCAAGTTTACTTACTCACCGGAAGTGAACTTCACCTACCCTTCATCTCTCCCTGGTGTCTTCCCTGATATTCCCAGTTGCCATTGCATTGAGAATATTTTTGACCTGCCTACCATGGATGGCTTGGAACCTTATATTGGATTGGTCGAGGGTGTCCAACTTGGAGCGGCTGCATTGGCTGGTTTCCCAAGTTTGAAGACTCTGCCGCACGTAGGCCAGCTTGGTTTTCACGGCGTGTGCGTTTTCCAACAGGAGAGTCGCAACGAGAGTATGGTTATCACGGTACTTGACCCGGGCAGCAGGTCGAATATTGAGCTGGCTAAGCAGAAGCTTGGGAAGCGTGTCTTTGTCGGATACCCCTTTCTGCAGGAAGCTCTTGTCATCCGTGTATCTGATGAGCTGTTCGATTATCTCCTTCCGGAAGGAGAGAATCATGTGGTCTCGATTCCTCACACTGAGGCTCAAATTGATCagtggaagaaaaaggcagATAAGATCGAAGGGATATACAGTCGCAGACTTGGCACTATTATTGGCCCCGTTGAGTCAATGGTGCACGTTCAACTTCTCAAGGGTTTGATCAAAACAGACGAGGGTGCTACAATTAAGGAATTCGCCGATATTCCGGGGCAGGAAACCGACTATGCGCTACAGCTCGTCGTGGACGAAGTTATCAACCCCGATGAGCGCTTCATCGAACGTGATGCCCTACCCATCGAGAAAGAATTCCCCGAAGGCTCGCGTGCCTTTTTCTTGGGCGATTTCAATTATGGTAGACCGGTGCATATCACAGGACACGAAGACGGCAAGGTCAATGGGTTGATTGCTGCAATCAAGGGCCGCGAGCCAGAGTTTGGGAGAGATCGCGCTAGAGAAGCGGAGAGGCTATGTCCCTATATGCCCTCATTTGCCATTGCTCGCAGCCTGCGTTTGAATCCGTTGGTGTTGGCAAAGATCACCTCCTCATTCTCTGTTGACATAGAGGGGCAGCGCGTCAATTTGGGTCTGAATCTCAAGTTCGAAGCCAGAAAACAGAAAGTCCTTGGCTACTCCCGTCGTGGGGAGTCTGGCTGGGAATTCAGTCCGAAGGCAGTCGACCTTCTCCAACAGTACATGATTAAATTTCCAGAGTTTATTGCTGGTATCCAACGTAACCCTCAGAAGGACCGTTACCAGCCGACAGATTTCTACCCGGAGGACGTTGCCCTtgtgaagatgaaggaaatCAGAGATTGGCTCAAAGCGATGGAAGCCAAAAATTTCGAGAGGGTTCCTCTTGAGGCTGAGCAGTTGGATTCTGATGTTGTGAAGTTGATTGAACAGGACGCGGATCGACTCGTGCAGAGTCAACCTCCTATGCAACCTAAGAAGATCAGAGGTGTCCCCCGAAGCGCGCTTCTGCGACCTTCGGATGTCGAGCAGCGTTTGCAGAATCAAACTTTCAAGCTTGGAGATCGTGTGGTCTACGCGCAAGATTCTGGGAAGGTGCCCATTGCTACTCGAGGAACAGTTGTCGGCCTCACTCGGACGCCCCGAGCCATGTTGCTTGACGTTGTCTTTGATGTTTCTTTCATGAGCGGAACCACTCTGGGAGACCGCTGCTCCCCATTCCGTGGCCAAACTGTCTTGGCATCGTCCGTTCTCAATGTTTCCTATCGTCAATTACTCGCCAGCACACGGGCTGCCGCCAGTCAACAGGCACAGAGCCAACCTTCGCCTTTGACTGTGGCAGGATACGGTGCTCCGCTTGGCCCTAATGGGCTGGGCCAGCTGAAGGAGGCTgcggctcctcctccattgaCAAACTCGTACCGTGGCGTTGTCTCGGGCTTGAGTAATACACGAGGAAATAGTGCTTCTCATAGGGGACGTGGAGGTCGCGGTGCGGCGAACGGAGGATCGCCGCAGACTACTTTACCAATCCGCCCCCACCCTAGCAGCGGTGACGGCGCTGAACAACGCGGCGGCAGGGGTCGTGGAGGCATGTACCGTACTCGTGCGGGGTATGTATCGGTGGATAACAGCAACCCCGAGGCAGGTGTGGTTAGAAACAACCCTCACTTCCGACCTAAGAATTACTCCCAGGTGCCGCCTCCCAAGGCATTGAATCGTGGTGGTGGACGTGGCGGTGGACGTGGGGGCCGCGGTGGTTTCCACGGGCCAGATAGAGGAAGCGGGTCCAGAGGAAGGGGTAGtcaccgaggaagaggtgcaGCTACTATAAGCACTAAGTAA